The Canis lupus baileyi chromosome 5, mCanLup2.hap1, whole genome shotgun sequence region ggggggtgggggtgggagaagcagggtgAGTGGAGCAGCTGGGGAGTCAGGACGCCTGTGTTCTATTTCCAGCAGCTACCACTGACTCATGGTGTGACCTTGCCGAGGTCACAGCTATGTTTTCCTTGCCTGGGGAAAATCAGAGGTGGCAAAGTTTGCATTTTCCCAAGGGATAGGAGCTCTGGAACATCggggccccctccctgctccccacgaAGGCCAGCCGAGTCTTCTTCTGCTAATATTAATGAAAAACACTTAAATTTAGATTTGAGGGACTTCGGGGGACACTCAAAGCAAGACACAAGGAGTTCCTGCCATAGTAAGACTTAGGGCCACCTCTACGGGCCGTGTTTCTCTAAATACTCTTCAGCTCACATCCTGTACCAGTGTTTCCCCACGTGGGCCTTACATAGTCtgtggaagaggagagagaaggtatTTTCTGCCGCATTTCAAGATGAGGAAATTCAGGCCAGGAGTGGTATTTCTCTACATTTTCATCAGCAGGAGCCCCTTATGCTATTTTACCACCAAGCATCCCCGTTCCGAAAGCCCTTGCCAAACAGTCCGCATTTCTTACGTAGAAACGCAGCTCTGTGTCCATTAGTCAAAGTCATCCGCGGGTGCCGGTGTCTGCTCAGCGCAGAACTAGGGCTGCCGTCAGGTCCGTCACCAAGAACTGCAGCAGTTACTCTGGGAGGCCTCCTTCCCAGTTTTCACCAGATTGTTGTTGTtcgttttttttaattctgaaaagtgTTCATCACCGAGGGGCCACGGACCCCAGGCTGAGAAGTGCATCCCCAGAGAGATCAAGTGGCCTGTGGAAGTTTCGGTGACTCGCAGTGGGACCCCCAGGCCAGGGCTGCAGCCAACCAGACTAGCTGGCAGGAAGGACGCTGGAGACTCAGGCGCAGCGGTGCGCACGTGTGAGATGGGAGCCCAACCAAACCCAGATGTCCTGAGACAGTGACGCCGCTGAGGGCTTAGACCACTGACAGGCCGGCTCTCTCAGCCCTGGAGTAAGCACCCGGAGCCCTGCCTCAACCCGACCCGGAAAGGCAGAGGTTGTAAGGGATGGAGCAGGGCGCCCCCGCAAAGTCGCAATAGGGGGACCTTTTGATCCTGCACCTGCCTGTGCTTTGTGTGACACTGCAGCAGGGCATCATTCATGCAGTCCCGGTACTTTCGCCCACTCTAGGAGGGTAGATtatgcctccccctcccccttgcaGGTGCCTCTTCAAGGGGATGATgccagggtggggcagggtgggggctccACCCTGCACCTGGGGGCCATACAGGCAAGTGGGGGTTCCTGGGAAAGTAGGGACACAGGATTCCGGGGGTCTGGCAGGGTGGCCCGGAGGGTAAGCAGAGAAAGAGCTGTAGGACCCCAAGAGCTGTTCCCTGGAACTCTGTACCCAACCCCCCTCCACCCGGGTCTTCTGCAAGCACTTGTCATCTGTTGAGCTGTTGGCTCCGTCCCAGAGGCTCAGGTTTTTGATCCATCGGAGGCATCGAGACTGCATGTACCTTTGGAAAAAGGCTGGGGCTTAGCTCTTATGGTTTAGAATCTGAGCCTCCACCAGTCTGTGTAGGGGCGGGGGACCGGGGCAGGGTCTCTGGGGGCCTGTTGCCCAACAGCTGTTGCCAAGGTTATTTTGGTTCAGTGGGAGCTTATCAATTCCAGGGTATTTGGACCAAAATAGCCAGCAGCAGGACAATGTCTTGGCGGCTCTGCCGGGATCCCTCAACCATTTCTGAAATGGGTGGAGGAGTGGGAGACGGAGCTTGGCTTGGGGGTAGTTTCCCCCGGAGGAAAATCTCCCACCAGGATCATTCATATCACCTTGTCCCACGCTACAGATGGGGCACCGGGGTCCAGATAGGTGCAGGCCCTGGAACTCAGGCCGCATCACTGAGGAGCCAGGCCTCTGCCCCagttccctgcccccagcccctgtccccaggcccctgctccagcccctgcccccaggtccctgcccccaggcccctgctccagcccctgcccccaggtccctaCCCCCGGGGCCCTTGCTCCCAAGCCTCTGCCCCaggtccctgcccccagcccctgcccccaggcccctgcTCCAGCCTCTGCCCCCAGGTCCCTACCCCGGGCCCTTGCTCCCaagcctctgccccagcccctgcccccaggctcctactccaacccctgcccccaggtccccgcccccagcccctgcccccaggtctctgcccctgcccccaggcctctgccccaggtccctgcccccagcccctacccccaggcccctgctccagcccctgcccccaggtccctgcccctgggcccctgcccccagcccctgcccccaggcccctgctccagcccctgcccccaggtccctaCCCCCGGGCCCTTGCTCCCAAGCCTCTGCCCCaggtccctgcccccagcccctgctccagccTCTGCCCCCAGGTCCCTGCCCCCCCCTTGCCCCTAGCCCCGACCCcagtccccaccccccccccagaccAGCAGCCCGGGCTAGTCCTGCCAGGGGGGATTCCGGGGCCTGACGAGCTCCAGCCGGGTGGAAAGTGCTGACCGGCCCTGGCGGGGACCCAGGCGGCTCCGCCTCACTTGACCCCGCGCCTCCCTGACCGGGCCGAGCGAGGAGGGAGAGCGACCGCCCTGGAGCCCCGCCCGCCAGAGCCCGCGGGACGCAGGTGGCCTTCCCTGTGGCGACGGCCGGCGCCGGGGAGCGCGCgtgggcggcgggcgggcgggtgggGGCCCCGGCGCGGCCTCggggtcccggggtggggggcgcacgTGGGGCGCAGGGCGCGCGCCAGGCCCCGTGGCCCCCGCCTCTCCCGGGGAGGTTCCGGCGGCTCGATTTGCGGTCCCGGTAAGTCCTTGGCGGGCCCTCCCTCGGCCCTCCCTCCCGACTgtccccgcccggcccccgcccggcccccgccgccccgacTCCCCTGGTCCGCCGCCGCGCGCCCTGGGCGCacgcccgccccgcgccctccgcgccctccccgcgcgccccctccgcgccctccgcgccctccgcgcccccgccgcgGTCCCGGCCatgcgccccgccgcccccgccgcccccgccgcccccgccggcgCCGCGCTCGGGCTCTGcagcctcctgctgctgctgccgctccGGCCCGGACACGCGTGCCCCGCGGGCTGCGCCTGCACCGCCCCGCACACCGTGGACTGCCGCGACCGCGGGCTGCCCAGCGTGCCCGACCCCTTCCCCCTGGACGTGCGCAAGCTGCTGGTGGCCGGCAACCGCATCCAGCGCATCCCCGAGGACTTCTTCATTTTCTACGGCGACCTGGTGTACCTGGACTTCAGGAACAACTCGCTGCGCTCCCTGGAGGAGGGCACGTTCAGCGGCTCGGCCAAGCTGGCCTTCCTGGACCTCAGCTACAACAACCTGACCCAGCTGGGCGCCGGCGCCTTCCGCTCGGCCGGCAGGCTGGTCAAGCTGAGCCTGGCCAACAACAACCTGGCGGGCGTGCACGAGGCCGCCTTCGAGACCCTCGAGTCGCTGCAGGTGCTGGAGCTCAACGACAACAACCTGCGCAGCCTCAACGTGGCCACCCTGGCCGCGCTGCCCGCGCTGCGCACCCTGCGCCTGGACGGGAACCCCTGGCTGTGCGACTGCGACTTTGCCCACCTCTTCTCCTGGATCCAGGAGAACGCGTCCAAGCTGCCCAAAGGTGAGCTGCCGGCAGGCTGGGCTGCGGGACGGGCAGGGGGTGACAGGGAGGGAGCCGGGAGCGGCCGGCGCAGGGCCTTGGGTCCCCCCTGCAAGCTGGGGCTTGAGTGCACCGAGCAGTTGCCCCGGCGAGCAGCTGCCCCGGGCGAGTGGCTCCCGGATAATAACCGTGGCAGGTTCCCAGGCCCCGGAGTCTGCTAGGGAaagtgggtggggagggtcaCATCTGGAGTCTCAGGGCCCCGATGCCATGCTTCTCCACCTGTTTCTCCAGCAACTCACTTTCCGAAGTTAGGGACCTCCCATTTCTCTGCTACCCAAGTCTGAGATCAACTCACCCGCCTTGGCGTCAGAGTACGGCAGGGTGCAGGTTACTGATGGGCCCCTTGTAAGTGGAAGacacccacccccccgcccccgcactgTGTGGGAAAGAGCTGAGTGCCATCATGCATGCTGCACTGAACACAGAAGGATCCAGCCACTTCTACGGGCTCCCGGGCAGCTTGCAGAGCCTGAGCAGCTCTGTTTCTCAGCTCCCAGGTTTGCTCTTCTGTCCAGGAGGGGAGAGAAATAGTCCTGGCACGGCGTACTGGCAGCCCGCTAGCCAGGGATGCAGTAAAGATGTGCAGTTCTGTGCTTTTTCAGCCCAGATGTGAAAAGCTGAACACGAAAGCCTTAGCAGGCTGCTGCGCCCTTGCTTCGCTGGTGCACTTTTCCAGGGGCGACGCGGACGTACAGGTCCCTTTGGCAGATGGGAACACAGAGGGCACAGAAGTTAAGGGGCCCTGCAAAGGCCAGTggatggaggcagaggcagagctgggaagagGGGCCCCCAGCATCCATAGGGAGGAGCCCCCAGGATGGGGAGCCCCAGGATGTCCCTGCCCTCGGTGGGTTCCAGCCTTCCACCGGTGGGCATGTGAGCACCAGTCCCAGCAGTGACCTTGCGGAGCCAGAGGGTTCAGACCCAGAACCGGGAGGCACGCGTTATAAAAGGTGACAGAGCCGTGGATTTAGCTTTGGTagatctttttttccatttcctgagGTTTCAGGGATGTTGCTCCTTTATGCCCCGAATTCCTCTGATCTTCACTCCTCACTCTGCGAAGCAGGAACCCCAGGCATCGGGGCAGTCACTGCCCAGACGCAAGGCCCTGAGCTGGCGTTTTCAGCCCCGGGAGCAAGTCCTAAAAAGATCTGGCCTGCCTTCGTTCACCTgaccctccccccagaagacGGTCCTGGACACTGGGATGTCAGGCCAGAAaccccctgctcctgcctctgccttttgGTGGCGTTGGCATCATTGGCCTCTGCTGTCATTGAGCCGGTATCATTGGTTCCATGTGTTACCGTAGGAAGGCGAGGGGTTAGGGGCCTGGAGGCTGCAGCCTTCCGTCTGGGTTCTGTGGCCTTGAGCAGGCCGCGTGTCCTGTCTGGGTCTCAGACTCCTCCTCTCTAAAGTGCTTTGACTGACCTCTGAGGTCCCCACACAGCCCCGGTTGTGGAGTCAGAGGACATAGGTTTGGGTCCTGGTGGAGAACCTGGGTGAGTCTGGCCGGGTCCCTTGACTTTTTTGAGCCCTGTCTCCCTCCGGCGTGAAATTAGGACACGGTAATGCCGGGTGGTCCACTTGAGCGGGTGGTTGCCAGGATCCAAACCAGATAATGTGGGTCGTGGACGGAAAGAGCGGTGAGATTGTAAGATGTGATTTCTGCTCCGTCTGTGATAGAGGGAAGAAAAGGGCCACCAGGTGGGGGTGTGCGGCTGGGGAGAAGGGACAGACAGGCTCGGAGCAAGGAACAGCGTCCAGGCCCCGGTTGAGGGTTGGTTTGCTTCCCtggggagaggtggaggcagCGGGGAGGGAGCCTGAGGGCTTCGGCACCTCTTGGCTGCCGGGAGTGGGGTGTGGGGCTGGGGTTCTGATTTCCACTCTCAtttccctctgagcctcagtttccctgccccTGACTTCAGACTGCAGTAACGGCCTCCCACACCTTGTTTGCCTTGAGGTTTGAATGAGACCAGCTCTGTCAGGGGTCAGCGATGCTTAGCACAGCCTAGGTGCTTGCTGGATGCCagccccccctgctccccccacccccgccccggccccccgcacTCCTCGTGTCTTCACGGAGGCGCCGTGCAAAGTAGCTGAGGACCCAGGCTCGGTTCCAATCCTGCCTCGACTTACTGCTCCGTGTGTGACTCCTCTGCGCCCCccgtttccttatctgtgaaatggagatgataTTAGTGCTCACCTCTGGGGGCTATTGGGAGGATTAAAAAGGTGTTTTATGAAGTTCTTAGAACAGCGCCTGACGCACAGCAATACCGTGTGTTAGTGCTGTTGGCACTGTCCCGTTTGAACCAGAAGGCCCAGAGATGGATGGCCCAGAGCGTTAACGACAGCTGGGGGACACACGGGACCTCAGGGTGTCCAGCCCCCTGCCACGATGTGGCCGCCCACGTCCTGCAGAGGAAAATCGGGCTCCAGGGGGCCCAAGCTCCGGGGTTTTGTAGGCAAgtgccctgcctctcccaggggaGGGGATCCAAAGGCAGGAGCAAAGGGatcctgccctccctgccttgcAGTCGCCTCCCCCAGAGAAGCAGAACGGAGCAGAGCAAGTGACCTTGACTGGCTCTGACAGTTAGATGGGAGCGCCCCGTCACAGAGCACACCACagcggggagggaggaaggccgAGGAGGCGACAGAGGTGACGGatcccccccttccctccccccccccgtcGGGGATCCTTTGGGGGTTAGCAGGGCTGGGCCCGCAGGCTCAGGAGGAGCTTCCCCACTGGTGCTGGGTCTGAAGGGAGCTGGGATGCCCATCAGCCAAAGTagcaacaaaacaaagcagacaaacctaaaatgagaaaacaaacaagaaacccgccccccccggccccccaggatGCCTTATCAACTCTGAATTTCAGATCTACGTATTTTAGTATGAGTATATCCCATGCAATAGTGTGGGATATACTTACCCACGAAactatttgttgttttctgagaTTCACCATTAGCACGTGCCATCCCGTATTTTCCCAGGCGGCCTCGCCTTGTGGTGTGGGTCACTTTGTAGTTTACAAGCGTGCCTGGCGGTCTATCCAACATAGGCGCGCAGAAGCGCAGTGGTCTGCACAAGGTCGGCTTGTGCACGCCGTGTGGTTGGTGGCTGAGATGAGCTGGCCCTCAGGAGTGTCCGACCCTGCACCTCATTCTTCTTGATGGGCATAGATCAGGAGGGAGGGCGAGGCTGTCCCCAACACGGCCCGGCCCAGCCTCCGATTGCCCTGGGTCACAGCTGGCTGACCTCCTCGCCACCCCCGGTCCTGCGCCTAGAGGTCTGCTGGTTCTCCCGCGAGACAGTGGGTCCCAGGCAGTTTGGGACAGTGCGTTGCCATGGGGACGGTGACCATCCCTTTTTAAGTAGAAAGGACTCCGGACCTGGAAGTGGGTGGGAGTCCTTGGAAATCACTCAGGTGAGCTGcgcagtggagagggagagggcggCGAGTGTCTGGGGACACGGAGCAGCAGGGTGACCCCCTTGGGCTTTGAGGGCCGAGGTGGGTCTCCTTCCGGCCGCCGAGGCAGATGGGCAATGAAGGCCCGTGGGAGCTTGGCTGAAATGCAGAAGCTTGCGCTCCCCACTCCCTCCGGGGCCTACTGAAGGGGTGCTGGGGGATGGGGCCCAGGGCCTGCATTCCTCACCCCCAGGCCAGGAGCTTGCAGTACATCCTGAAGCCTGAGAACTGCCCTGGAGGCCTTTTGCTGCATCTCCAGAAACCCGAGGTCCTGTCTGGGTCAGTAGCTCATTAGCTGTGACTCTGCAGGACTTGCCTGCTCTCTCTGCACCTCGGATTTTTCTTTCACAAGCAAAGGAGTGTGGGCAGGAAGATTTTAAGGCTCCTTCTAACTCTAAAATTACACGGTTTCAAGGGAAGGGAATATTGTCCTCGTGTTAAGGATTGGAAGATCGAGGCCCCGGGGAGGCTTGGTCCCTCTAGAGACCCTTCCACTGGGATCTAGGGGGCCGTGTCTCTGCACagcagggtggggagcagagcacCCAGACCACTCGGGACTCTGGGCTC contains the following coding sequences:
- the LRRC38 gene encoding leucine-rich repeat-containing protein 38, which codes for MRPAAPAAPAAPAGAALGLCSLLLLLPLRPGHACPAGCACTAPHTVDCRDRGLPSVPDPFPLDVRKLLVAGNRIQRIPEDFFIFYGDLVYLDFRNNSLRSLEEGTFSGSAKLAFLDLSYNNLTQLGAGAFRSAGRLVKLSLANNNLAGVHEAAFETLESLQVLELNDNNLRSLNVATLAALPALRTLRLDGNPWLCDCDFAHLFSWIQENASKLPKGREQIQCSLPLGNRRIFLHELSEASFSECRFSLSLTDLFIIIFSGVAVSIAAIISSFFLATVVQCFQRCAPNKDTEDEDEDEDD